One segment of Meriones unguiculatus strain TT.TT164.6M chromosome 3, Bangor_MerUng_6.1, whole genome shotgun sequence DNA contains the following:
- the LOC110539824 gene encoding small ribosomal subunit protein uS5-like, whose amino-acid sequence FVTIGNYNAHVGLGVKCSKEVATAIRGAIILAKLSIVPVRRGYRGNKIGKPHTVPCKVTGHCGSVLVRLIPAPRGTGIVSAPVPKKLLMMAGIDDCYTSARGCTATLGNFAKATFDAISKTYSYLTPDLWKETVFIKSPYQEFTDHLVKTHTRVSLQRTQAPAVATT is encoded by the coding sequence tttgtcaCTATTGGAAACTACAATGCTCACGTTGGTCTTGGTGTTAAGTGTTCCAAGGAGGTAGCCACTGCCATCCGAGGAGCCATCATCTTGGCCAAGCTTTCCATCGTCCCTGTGCGAAGAGGTTATAGGGGCAACAAGATTGGCAAACCCCACACTGTTCCGTGCAAGGTGACAGGCCACTGTGGCTCTGTTTTGGTGCGTCTTATCCCTGCCCCCAGAGGCACTGGCATTGTCTCTGCTCCTGTGCCCAAGAAGCTACTGATGATGGCCGGTATTGATGACTGCTACACATCAGCCAGGGGCTGcactgccaccctgggcaacttTGCCAAGGCCACCTTTGATGCCATCTCCAAGACTTATAGCTACCTAACCCCTGACCTCTGGAAAGAGACTGTGTTCATCAAGTCCccttatcaggaattcactgatcatcttgtgaaaacccacaccagagtctctcttcagaggacccaggctccagctgtggctaccacataa